A window of the Cicer arietinum cultivar CDC Frontier isolate Library 1 chromosome 6, Cicar.CDCFrontier_v2.0, whole genome shotgun sequence genome harbors these coding sequences:
- the LOC101501301 gene encoding U-box domain-containing protein 13-like, with the protein MEGDKVSVVIDLLNEIANISDFRPMVKKQYCNLARRLKLLIPLFEEIRDMKGSIPKHTSKAIISFKEALESAREILRFGSEGSKIFMVLERDQIMNNFYEVTARLEQSLDGISYDKLDISDEVKEQVDLVLAQFRRAKGRVDDPDVKLYEDISSLYTNSNDTATDPALLSRLADKLQLMGIADLTQESLALHEMVAASGGDPGARIEKMSMLLKKIKDHVQIENLVKDDAVIGKTLSSGFYGLGANDKNHQVPTIPSDFKCPISLELMKDPVIVSTGQTYERSCIEKWLQDGHGTCPKTQQSLTSTVLTPNYVLRSLIEQWCEANGIEPPKRPSSSEPSKSASACSPAERSKIESLIQKLTSGSPEDQRSAAGEIRLLAKRNADNRVAIAEAGAIPLLVGLLSVPDSRTQEHAVTALLNLSIYESNKGSIVSSGAVPGIVHVLKRGSMEARENAAATLFSLSVIDENKVTIGSSGAISPLVTLLSEGTQRGKKDAATALFNLCIYQGNKGKAVRAGVIPTLMRLLTEPTGGMVDEALAILAILASHPDGKAAIGAAEAVPVLVEFIGNGSPRNKENAAAVLVHLCSGDRQYLVQAQELGVMAPLLELAQNGTDRGKRKATQLIERMSRFREQELQEVMTQMDLQVPNDDIQPPLIINLEDT; encoded by the exons ATGGAAGGTGATAAAGTAAGCGTTGTAATTGACCTATTGAATGAGATAGCTAACATCTCAGACTTCAGACCTATGGTGAAGAAACAATATTGTAATTTAGCACGAAGATTGAAGCTGTTGATCCCTTTGTTTGAAGAGATTAGGGATATGAAAGGTTCAATCCCTAAGCATACTTCAAAAGCCATTATTTCGTTCAAGGAAGCACTTGAATCAGCTAGGGAAATTCTCAGATTTGGAAGTGAAGGAAGCAAGATTTTCATG GTCCTAGAGAGGGACCAGATTATGAATAATTTCTATGAGGTGACAGCTCGGTTGGAACAATCACTGGATGGAATTTCCTATGATAAACTTGACATATCAGATGAAGTTAAAGAGCAG GTTGACCTGGTTCTTGCTCAGTTCAGAAGAGCCAAAGGGAGAGTTGATGATCCGGATGTCAAGTTGTATGAGGATATCTCATCCCTTTACACTAATAGCAATGATACAGCTACAGATCCTGCTCTTTTAAGTCGATTAGCAGACAAATTGCAATTGATGGGAATAGCCGATCTTACACAGGAATCACTCGCTTTGCATGAGATGGTGGCAGCAAGTGGTGGGGATCCAGGGGCACGCATTGAGAAGATGTCAATGTTATTGAAGAAGATAAAGGATCATGTGCAAATAGAAAACCTAGTCAAGGATGATGCTGTAATAGGAAAAACCCTTTCTTCAGGATTTTACGGACTAGGGGCAAATGATAAGAATCATCAGGTCCCCACTATCCCTAGTGATTTTAAATGTCCAATTTCCCTGGAATTGATGAAAGATCCTGTCATTGTTTCTACTGGACAG ACTTATGAGCGTTCCTGTATTGAGAAGTGGTTGCAAGACGGTCACGGGACATGTCCGAAAACACAGCAGAGTCTCACCAGTACCGTTCTCACACCCAACTATGTCTTACGAAGCCTGATAGAACAATGGTGTGAAGCCAATGGCATAGAGCCACCAAAACGACCCAGCAGTTCTGAGCCTAGCAAATCAGCATCAGCCTGCTCCCCAGCTGAGCGAAGTAAGATTGAAAGTCTTATCCAAAAGCTCACATCTGGCAGTCCTGAAGACCAGAGATCAGCTGCCGGTGAGATTCGCCTTCTTGCAAAACGCAATGCAGATAACCGTGTAGCTATTGCTGAAGCTGGTGCAATACCTCTCCTTGTTGGTCTCCTCTCCGTGCCAGACTCCCGCACTCAAGAGCATGCTGTGACAGCGCTTTTGAATCTCTCCATATACGAGAGTAACAAAGGAAGCATTGTATCTTCAGGAGCAGTTCCCGGCATAGTTCATGTGCTGAAGAGAGGAAGCATGGAAGCCCGGGAAAACGCAGCAGCAACACTTTTCAGCCTTTCAGTTATCGATGAAAATAAGGTTACAATTGGTTCTTCAGGAGCCATATCACCGTTGGTGACACTGCTGAGTGAGGGCACCCAAAGAGGTAAGAAAGATGCTGCAACAGCACTCTTCAACTTGTGCATTTACCAGGGAAACAAGGGTAAGGCAGTGAGGGCCGGTGTTATTCCCACGCTGATGCGACTGCTGACAGAACCTACTGGTGGAATGGTGGATGAAGCATTGGCCATTTTAGCAATTTTGGCTAGTCATCCCGATGGAAAAGCTGCCATTGGTGCTGCAGAGGCAGTGCCAGTTTTGGTAGAGTTTATTGGGAACGGATCCCCGAGGAACAAAGAGAATGCAGCTGCGGTTTTAGTTCACCTTTGTTCTGGAGATCGACAATATCTAGTGCAAGCACAAGAGCTAGGAGTGATGGCTCCATTGTTGGAGTTGGCTCAAAATGGTACAGACAGAGGCAAAAGAAAGGCAACGCAATTGATAGAGCGTATGAGCAGGTTCCGTGAGCAGGAGCTGCAAGAAGTTATGACACAAATGGATCTTCAAGTTCCGAACGATGATATCCAACCACCTTTGATCATTAACCTTGAAGACAcctga